The following nucleotide sequence is from Myxococcus stipitatus.
GCCGGTACGGGCGAGGCCACGTGCGGCATCCTGTATCTGGCGAGCTACCTGCGGCGCGGTGGAGTCGAGGCCTTCGTGCGCCTGTACGACGGCGACGAGACACCCGAGGAGGTGGCGCGCTCCTTCGAGAGCCTCGTGCGGCGCGTGCGTCCCAAGCTGGTGGGCATCAGCCTCAAGTGGTTCCACCACGTGGACCGCGCGCTGCTCATCGCGCGGACCTTGCGGCGAATCGACCCGACCGTCCGCATCGTCCTGGGCGGCAACTCCGCCTCGTTCTGGTGGCGCGAGCTCAGCGCCCACGACTGCGTCGACGACATCATCCTGGGAGACGGCGAGGCGCCGCTGCTGTCCCTCTGCCGCGGGGACGAGGACGTCGCCAATCGCGTGACGCGCAACACCGCCGGTCAGCCGACCCGCCTGCCGCTGGCCTACGTGCAGAAGGCCACCAACACCGAGGACATCTACTACTCGCACTTCGACGAGATGTTCCTGAGCCAGCTCGACCTGAACTCCTTCTCTGGCTGGGTCGCGCCGGGGAAGGGCTGTGGGGAGAACTGCCTCTACTGCGGGGGCGCCCGGGGCAACCAGAAGGCGGCCTTCGGACGCGCGAAGCCCTTCCTCCGCTCGGAGGAGAGCGTGCGGCGCGACCACGGCGAGATCGCCGGCCACACGTGGCAGATGCGCTACGACTTCGCGGGGAGCTCGGCGGAGTTCCTCGGTGCCACCTGGGCGGGCGTGGACCTCTCTCGCCACTGCTGTACGTACTTCCTGTGGGGCGTGCCGCGCGTCGAACTGGTGGACGCGCTCGCGCGGACCTTCCAGCGCGTCTACATGGTGGTCGACATCGGCTGCTTCTCCGAGAAACAGCGCCTCGAGCAGATGAGCCGGGGGCTGCTCAAGCCGTGCGCGAAGGACGCGGAGCTGCTCGACCTCATCGAGGCCAGCCGGCGCCACGCGAACCTGGAGATCGAAATCTCCGGCATCGGCGGGCTCCCGTTCGCGAGCGAGGCGACGCTGGCGGAGGAGCTGCGGCTCGTGGAGCGCATCATCGGGCTCGACTGCGTCATCGGCTATCAGCGGCTCGAGTCCCAGCCCGGCGCGCTGGCCACCGAGCACCCCGCGCGGTTCGACATGGTGTCCGAGGCCCGGACGTTCGCGGAGTTCCTCGACTACTTCGAGCGGCGCGAGCCCGGAGACGTGTCGGTGCCCATGATTCGCTTCCGAGACGCGAAGCTGGAAGCGGCCGTGCAGCGCACCTCCGACCGCATCGACGCCATGGCCTGGAAGCACCGCGACACGCGCAAGCGCGTCAACCTCCAGGGGCGCACGCGGTTGATGAACACCGCGACGTCGACGCGGCGGTTCTCGCTGGGGGATTGGCTCGGCTCCCACCGCGCGCCCGCCAGGGTGGCCGGCGAGCCCGTCACCGTCGTGCGCTCGGTGGACGGCATCACCCTGTCCTGTGCCCCATCGCTCCCGCCGCGGAGGTTCTCCGACCCGGCGCTGGTGCAGGGCGAGGACGGGGCCATCCTGCTCGCGGCCCTCGCCGCCTTCGAGCGGCCCGCCACCGTCGCCGAGGCGGTGGCCCGGCTGGGCGCGAAGGCGCGGCTCGACCCGCGCTCGGCGCGAGAGGTCATCGACCACCTCGTGGACGGACGCTTCCTCCAGCCCGCGTAGAGACGCCCGAGGGGGTGGGTGTCAGCGCCGGGCCTGGGCCAGGAAATCGGCCGTGGAGGAGACCTTCGCGTAGGCCATGCCGAGCGCCGCGAGGAACGCGGCGTGGACCTGGGGCGCCGGCACCGCCTGTCCGTTGAACTCCAGGGCCCGGGCCGCGCAGGCGTCATGGAGCACGGTGACCGAATAACCCAGGTCCGCCGCCGCGCGCGCCGTGGCGTCCACGCACATGAGCGTCATGGCCCCCACGACGACGACATGCTGGATGCCGAGGGCGCGCAGGTGCGCGTCCAGGTCCGTCTGCCGGAAGCTGTTGGGGAAGTGCTTGAGCACGACGGTCTCCCCGGGGCGGGGCGCGACCTGGGGGTGGAGCTGCGCGCCCGGCGTCCCCGGCAGGAAGAACGTGGCCCCGGGCTGGAGCGACTCGTGGCGCACGTGGACGAGCGGCAGGCCGCGCTCCCGGAAGAAGTCCAGGGCCGCCCGGGCCTGGGCCGCCGCGGCCTCCATGCGGTCCAGCTCGAACCGGCCTCCCGGGAAGTAGTCGTTCTGGATGTCGATGAGCAGCAGGGCGGTGTTCTCCATGGGCACATCCTCCTTGTCGGCGTGTCGTAGCGTGACGGCCGCGGTAATACCCAGCCTGGAGCGTGGGCAGCAGTGTCCGGATGGACAAAGTCCGGGCGGAAAACGACAAGGGACCATGCGCGCCGAGCCGTCGAAGACCCACATCGCGGTGCTGGCGCTGGAGGGCTGCGTGGCCTCCAGCGTGACGGGGCCCCTGGACGTGTTCGCCATGGCGAACCTGCTCAGTCGGCAGCAGGGCCGTGCCGAGCCCTTCCAGGCGGAGCTCGTGTCCGTGCACCCCCGGGCTCCCCACAGCTTCCATGGGCTGGCGCTGTCCTCTGCCCGCGTGCCGGGTCCCGCGGAGCGCTTCGACGTCGTCCTCGTCCCCGCGGTGGTGGGCCACCTGGAGGGCAGCGTGGCCGACCGCTGCGCGGCGGACTGGTTGGTGACCCAGCACACGCGGGGCGCGAAGGTGGCCGCCGTGTGCGCGGGGGCCTTCCTGCTCGCGTCGAGCGGCCTGCTGGAGGGGCGCGAGGCCACCACCCATTGGGGGTTGGCGAGGGCCTTCGAGGCTCGCTTCCCGCGCGTGACGCTCAAGCCGGAGCTGCTCCTGGTGGACCACGGCGACGTGCTGACCGCGGGAGGCATCACCGCGTACCTGGACCTGTGCCTCCACCTGGTCGCGAGGCTCGCCTCGCCGGAGCTGGCCGCGCTGTGCGCGAAGATGCTGCTGGTGGAGCCAGGTCGCCGCTTCCAGGCGCCCTACGCGGTGCACGCCGCGCCCAGGGAGCACGGCGACACGGCCGTGCTGCGCGCGCAGGAGTGGCTCGAAGAGCACCTGTCGGAGCCCGTGAGTCTGGCGGACGTGGCCCGGGTGGCGAGCCTGGGCGCGCGCACGCTGCTGCGGCGCTTCCGCAAGGCCACGGGGGACACCCCCCTGGACTACGTCCAGCGTCTGCGCGTCGAGGCCGCCCGGCGCCTCCTGGAGACGACGCCTCGCACCGTGGAGGACATCTCCCAGGCCGTCGGGTACGCGGACCCCACGTCGTTCCGGCGTCGCTTCAAGGCGCGCACGGGCCTGACGCCGGATGCCTACCGGCGCCGCTTCGCCCTGCGGTGAAGGACGTCCCCTCCCGCGAGCTTCGACGCCGGGTCGATGAGCGCGAGCCGCGGCCCGCGGAGATGGCGCGGGCCGCCGATGACGTCCATCCCGGTGATGCGGTCTGCGTCGAACGTGAACCGGAGGACGAGCAGCAGCCTCCCCCCGGGCGCGACGACCGCCCCAGGGGTGCCATCCACCAGCGCGGGCCGGGCGAAGCGGGCGCGGTCGACGTGGAGGCGGGCCTCCTCGATGAACCGCCGGGCCCCCCGTAGCTCGGTGGCGGCGCCGGCGCGGAGCACGCCGGGGTCCGCGCGGCGCACGAACTCCGGCGCCAGCACCGCGAGCAGCGCCTCAGGATCTCCGGCCCGCGAGGCGGCGAGGAAGCGCTCGACGAGCGCGTACCTCCGGACCAGTTCCTCGGTCGAGACGGTGGGAACGCCCCTCACGCGGTGACGGGCGCGGCTCGCCAGCTTCTTGGCGGCGACCGGGGTGCGCTCGACGATGGTGGCGATTGCTTCGAACGGCACCCCGAACAGGTCGTGCAGCACGAACGCGGTGCGTTCGGCCGGCCCGAGCGTGTCGAGGACCACCAGCAGCGCGAGCCCCACCGACTCGGCCCACACGAGGCGTGTTTCGGGGAGCGGCTCCTCCGAGGGCACGTCGGGCGGCTCGGCCTCCGCCGGGCCGGCGTGGGTTCCTCCCCTGCGCCTCCGCGCGCGCAGCATCTCCAGACAGACGCGTCCCAGGAGGGTCGTCAGCCAGCCCGTCATGTTGACGATGGCGCGGGGGGCGGCGTGGCTGGCTCGCAGCCACGTCTCCTGGACCGCGTCCTCCGCGTCGTCGGGAGAGCCGAGCATCCGGATGGCCATCGCGCGTAACTGCTCGCGCGAGCGGTCGAACCGCTCGGCCAGTTCACTCTGGGTTTCCACCGGTCACCTTTCGCCTTCTCGTGTCGTCATGCCGTTGGGACGCAGGACACGAGGAGCGGCGCGCGAGCGACGCGGGAGGCGAATATGCCCACGATGATGGTGCGGTACAAGGCGGCGGAGGCAGGGGTACCCGAGGTGCTCGGCGCGGTCGAGGCGGCCTTCGCCGCGCTGAAGGCGCGCGGGCCCGAGGGCGTGCGCTTCGCCTACTACCGGCGGCCGGGGACCTCGGAGTTCGTGGCCCTGCTGGAGCTGGACGCGGGCGTGGAGAACCCCCTCCCGGGCATCGAGGCCGCGAGGGGACTCCAGGCCACCGTGGCCCGGTGGGCCATGGGAACCGCTCCCTCGCCCGAGCCCCTGGAGCTGATTGCCTCGCACGACTCCCGTCGGTGAAGCCTCGCGGCGACCCCGGGTGCAAGCATTTCCGCGAAAGCGACGCGTCCATGGATATTTGCAGCACGGATGCGGAGCCCCGCGGATTCCACCGATTGTCAGCCCAGACTGCTCTCCTCCGTGCATCGAACGCATGTTCGCCCGGACGTCTTCGGTAGACTCATCCGGGTGCCGAGCGTGGGACGGCAGGAGGCATCTGAGTGGATGGAGCGCAATGGCGAGTGCAAGTCCTGGGTTTGGCGCAACTCTGGAGTCCCGAGGGACAGCGTGTCAGGCTGGAGCGGAGGGTCGCGGCGACCATCGCCTGGCTGGCGTTGAACGGAGCCTCGCTCAAATCCTCGCTCTCCGCGCTCCTATGGCCTGACTCGCCTCCGGCCACCGCGCGCAACAACATGCGGCAGTTGTTGCGTCGGCTGCGCCTGGCCAGCGGGGGCTCGCCCCTGGTGGACTCGGACACGGAGCGGCTCGAGCTGGCCAAGGGGCTCCAGGTGGACGTGGCGGCGCTGAAGTCCGCCTCCGAGCTCCGTCAGCCCACCCAGGTGCTCGCGGCCCTGTGGTCCGAGGAGCACGTGCTGCTGTCGGGCTATGACTTCGATGATTGTCCGGAGCTGGCGCGCTGGCTCGAGGGCGCGCGCGCGGGCATCGACGGTTGGGTGCGCGAGGCCCGGGAGGCGCGCATCGCGGATTTCACCCTGGATGGGAACTGGACCGACGCCCTGGAGCTGGCCCAGCAGTGGGCGCGGCTGGAGCCCGAGTCCGAGCAGGCGGGGCGCCACGTCATGCGCCTGCACTATCTCCAGGGAGACCGGGGCGCGGCGCTCGCGGCCTTCGAGCGCTTGCGCGCCGCGCTGTCGCGGGAGCTGGATGTCTCGCCGCTGCCGGAGACGCTGGAGCTGGTGCGCGAAATCGAGCGAGGCTCCCAGCGCCCGCGCACCTCCCCCTCGCTGCGCGCGCTGCTCCCGCTGACGGTGCTGCGGCCGCCCGTGCTGGTGGGGCGCGAGGCCGCGTGGCGCCAGCTGTCGGAGGGGTGGGAGGCGGGGCAGATGCTCTTCATCTCCGGCGCGCCGGGCACCGGCAAGAGCCGCCTGGCGGAGGAGTTCGCGACGTCGCGGGGCCGCTGGGGCCGCATCGAGGCGCGCATCGGAGACCAGGACGTGCCCTTCGCCTCCCAGGCGCGCGCGTTCCGCACGCAGCTGAAGCGCTGGCCGGACGTCAAGCTGCCGGACTGGGTCCGCACGGAGCTGTCGCGCATCCTCCCCGAGCTGGGGGACCCCTACCTGCTGCCGCCGCTCCACTCGGAGCCCGCGATGCTGCGCTTCTACGAGGCCCACGTGGTGGCGATCCAGATGCTCCACGAACACGAGGAGATCAGCGTCGCCGACGACGTCCAGTACTGGGACAAGGCCAGCTCCAAGGCCTTCATCTACGCCCTGTCCCGGCTGCCGGACGCCACGCCCGCGGGCTCCCGTCCCCTGCGCTTCATCGACTGCTACCGGCGCGGGGAGCTGCCCCCGTACGCGAAGATGCACATCGAGCGGCTCGTCGAGATGGGCCAGGCGCGCGTGGTGGAGCTCGACGCGCTCTCCCCGGAGGACGTACGGGAGATGGTGGCGAGCCTGAGGCTGCCGGGCGCGGAGGCCCACGCGGATTCGCTCGCCCGCTACACGGGGGGCAACCCGCTGTACGTCGTGGAGACCCTGAAGCACCTGCTGGAGACGGACTCCTTGCACAAGGACTGGCCCCACCGGCTGCCCCCTCCGGGGCGCGTGGGGCACCTCATCCAGCGGCGCCTGGAGCGGCTGTCTCCCCTGGCGCTCCAGGTCGCGCGGTTGGCGGCCCTGGGGGGCGCGTTCTTCCGGGGCTCGCTCGCGCCCTCCATGCTCCAGGTCACCCAGGAGGACGTCCACGCGGCGCTCGCGGAGCTGGAGGCCGCCCAGGTGCTGATGGAGGAGCGCTTCAGCCATGACCTCGTGCTGGAGGGCGTGCTCGCCGGGATGTGCGTCGCGGAGTCCCGCGCCCTGCACGCGCGGCTCGCCGCGACCATGGAGGCCGAGCGCGCTCCGGCCATCCTCTTGGCCCACCACTGGCTCGAGGCCGGGCAGGTGGAGCGGGCCCTGCCGCACCTGCTGACGTCCGCCCACTCGGACGAACAGGTCCTCCCGCCGGAGCAGGCGGCGGACCACTATGCGCGCGCCGCCGCGCTCATGTCGTCCATCGGACGGCTGGAGGACGCCGCGCGCGCGCGCGCCTCCGAGGCGCGCTGTCGCGCCCGCGCCCTGGCCTGAGTCCGGGCGGCTCCAGGGCGGACGTGCCGACGACCGCGAGGCGCGCTGGCCCGGTCCACGAACCGGCCATCTGTCGCCTTCCCGACAAGCCGCGTCCTCCCAGGGAGCGGCGACACATGGTTCATGTGCGTTGTCCATCCATCAGCGGGATGAGGAAGGGGTTCACTCGCACCCTCTCGTGTGTTCTCGTCTCCATGGGTCGTCCATTGGATAAGAACATCGATTCAACCCCAGGGTCCGGCGTCACCTACGCGACCGGTCGAGGCTCGGACGAGGCCACGCTCGACACGGCCGCCCAGCTCCGTCTGCTCATCGACAGCGTCCGGGACTACGCCATCTTCACGCTCGACGTGACGGGGCGCATCGCGAGCTGGAACGCGGGGGCCGAGCGCATCAAGGGCTACCGGGCCGAGGAGATTCTCGGCCAGCACTTCAGCCGCTTCTACCCCCCCGAGGACGTGGCCTGGGGCAAGCCCCAGTGGGAGCTGGAGGTCGCCTCGCGGGAGGGGCGCTTCGAGGACGAGGGCTGGCGGGTGCGCAAGGACGGCAGCCGCTTCTGGGCCAACGTCATCATCACCGCGCTGCGAGACGGCTCGGGGCGGCTGGTGGGGTTCGGCAAGGTGACGCGCGACTTCACCGAGCGCAAGCGCGCGGAGGAGGTGCGGGAGATGGAGCGGCTGCGCGAGGCGCTCCAGGCCCGGGACGAGTTCCTCTCCGTCGCCTCCCACGAACTCAAGACCCCCCTCACGTCGCTCCAGCTCAAGATCAATTCGCTGCTGCGACTGGCGGAGGGCGCGCCGGAGGCGGGGGTGCCTGGCGCCCGGCTGACGAAGGACCTGGAGCTGGCTCGCCGGCAGGTGCGCAAGCTGACGGACCTCATCGAGGACCTGCTGGATGTCTCGCGCATCAGCGCGGGGAAGCTCACGCTGGCCCCGGCGCCCATGGACCTGGCCGCGCTGGTGCAGGAGGTGGTGGCGCGCAACGCCCCGCTCGCGACCCAGGCGGGCTGCCGCGTGGAGCTGGACGTGGTGTCACCGGTGATGGGGCGGTGGGACCGTCAGCGGCTGGACCAGGTGGTGACCAACCTGCTGACCAACGCGCTCAAGTACGGAGCGGGCATGCCGGTCTTCGTGCGCCTGCGCGTCGAGGAGAGCCATGTGGTGCTGAGCGTCAGGGACGAGGGCATCGGCATCGCGCCCGAAGACCTTCCCCGTATCTTCGAGCGCTTCGAGCGCGCCGTCTCCGAGCGTCGCTACCATGGCCTGGGCCTGGGCCTGTTCATCACCCAGCAGGTGGTGCTCGCGCATGGCGGCACCGTCGAGGCGCGGAGCGTGCCCGATCAGGGCTCGACGTTCACGGTGCGGCTGCCGATGTCGGCCCCGTCGCCGGGGAGCCTGCCCGGGCCGCTCTCCATCTCCTGAGGGCGGCGCCGGCGGCGGCTCAGGTCGCTCCGCTCTTCAGCGGATGCAGCGCGCGCAGGAGCCCCGAGGCGCTGACGATGATGATGCCGGTGAGCACCAGCACGGCGCCCACGGCGAAGGCCAGCTCCGCCTGCTCGTTCAGCACGAGGATGCCCGCGCTGACACCGAACAAGGGCGTCATGAACGAGAAGACGGACAGGTTGGCGGCCAGGTAGCGCCTGAGGAGCCAGAACCACGCGAGGTAGCTGGCGAAGCAGACGATGACGCCCTGGAAGAGCAGGCTCGCCCACGCCACCGGCGCCAGGGAGATGGGGCCCGCCTGTCCGGTGAGCAGGGCCACGGGCAGCAGGAGGGCGGCGCCCCCCACCAACTGGTACAGCAGCGTCTGGGTGGGCGGCGCGTCGGACAGCGCGGAGACGCGAATCACCACCGTGGTGGCGCCCCAGGCCAGCCCCGCCAGCAGGCCGAGCAGGTCGCCCCACAGCACCTCCGGGCTGATACCGCCCCGCAGCCAGCCGCCGCCGAACGCCAGCACGATGCCCAGGAACGCCACGCCGATGCCCGCCCACTGCATGGGCCTCATCCGCTCCGACGGCACCCACCAGTGCAGGCCGAGCGCGGCGAAGACGGGCGAGGTGTAGAGGAAGACGGCCATGTGCGAGGCGTGGGTGTGGCGAAGGCCCTCGCCCACGAAGAGGAACTCCGACGCGAAGAGCACGCCCGCCAGCAGCCCGGCCTTCCAGGGGCCGTTGCGCAACAGGCCCCGCTCGCCCCGCAGCCAGCACAGCAGCCCCACGAGCAGCGCGCCCAGCGCCGAGCGCACCGTCATCTGCATCATGGGAGGGATGTGGGGCGCGGCCAGCTTGACGGCCACCTGCTGCATTCCCCAGATGGCGCACAGCACGAGCATGGTCGCGAGCGCGAACCCATCCGCGGGTCTCCGGTCTGAACTCATGCCGGCATCCTGCGACTGGCGGGGTTGGTTGATATAGCGAAATTCCGACAACCCATGCAGAGAAGTCGCCATGGCGCAGCAGCTCCAGGTTCCATTCACCTCAAAGCTTCCACACCCCGTGTACCTCCGCACGGCCCGTCTGCCGACGGCGGCCACGTATCCCCGGCACCGTCACCCGTGGGGAGAGTTCGTCTATGCGTTCCACGGGGTGATGGAGCTGAAGGTGGCGGGCAGCCACTACCTGGCGCCGCCGCAGTACGGCATCTGGCTGCCGCCCGACGTGGAGCACCTGGGCATGAACCGCTCCGAGGCGAGTCACTGCTCGCTCTACCTGGCGCGGGAGTGGTGTCGGGCGCTGCCGAAGACGACGTGTGCGTTGGCGGTGAGCCCGCTGGTGAAGACGCTGTTGGAGCACCTGCGCGCCCATGGCGTGGCCCAGCCCCGCACGAGCGCGGAGCGGCGGCTGCTGCGGGTCCTCATCGGTCAGCTCGTGCTGGCGCCGGCCCATGGCAGCTACCTGCCCATGTCCGATGACTCGCTCCTGCGGCCGGTCCTCGCGGCGCTCGAGGCCCACCCGGAGGACGAGCGCCCCCTGTCCGAGTGGGCGAGGCTGCTGCACACCACCGAGCGCACGCTCGAGCGCCGCTGCCAGCAGCACCTGGGGCTGTCCTTCAGCGAGT
It contains:
- a CDS encoding AraC family transcriptional regulator, whose translation is MAQQLQVPFTSKLPHPVYLRTARLPTAATYPRHRHPWGEFVYAFHGVMELKVAGSHYLAPPQYGIWLPPDVEHLGMNRSEASHCSLYLAREWCRALPKTTCALAVSPLVKTLLEHLRAHGVAQPRTSAERRLLRVLIGQLVLAPAHGSYLPMSDDSLLRPVLAALEAHPEDERPLSEWARLLHTTERTLERRCQQHLGLSFSEWRQRLRVVKALALLEEGRSVESIALDLGYSSASSFIAMFRRMTGTTPDKVRSQGLVAP
- a CDS encoding PAS domain-containing sensor histidine kinase; translation: MGRPLDKNIDSTPGSGVTYATGRGSDEATLDTAAQLRLLIDSVRDYAIFTLDVTGRIASWNAGAERIKGYRAEEILGQHFSRFYPPEDVAWGKPQWELEVASREGRFEDEGWRVRKDGSRFWANVIITALRDGSGRLVGFGKVTRDFTERKRAEEVREMERLREALQARDEFLSVASHELKTPLTSLQLKINSLLRLAEGAPEAGVPGARLTKDLELARRQVRKLTDLIEDLLDVSRISAGKLTLAPAPMDLAALVQEVVARNAPLATQAGCRVELDVVSPVMGRWDRQRLDQVVTNLLTNALKYGAGMPVFVRLRVEESHVVLSVRDEGIGIAPEDLPRIFERFERAVSERRYHGLGLGLFITQQVVLAHGGTVEARSVPDQGSTFTVRLPMSAPSPGSLPGPLSIS
- a CDS encoding GlxA family transcriptional regulator, producing the protein MRAEPSKTHIAVLALEGCVASSVTGPLDVFAMANLLSRQQGRAEPFQAELVSVHPRAPHSFHGLALSSARVPGPAERFDVVLVPAVVGHLEGSVADRCAADWLVTQHTRGAKVAAVCAGAFLLASSGLLEGREATTHWGLARAFEARFPRVTLKPELLLVDHGDVLTAGGITAYLDLCLHLVARLASPELAALCAKMLLVEPGRRFQAPYAVHAAPREHGDTAVLRAQEWLEEHLSEPVSLADVARVASLGARTLLRRFRKATGDTPLDYVQRLRVEAARRLLETTPRTVEDISQAVGYADPTSFRRRFKARTGLTPDAYRRRFALR
- a CDS encoding ATP-binding protein, translated to MQVLGLAQLWSPEGQRVRLERRVAATIAWLALNGASLKSSLSALLWPDSPPATARNNMRQLLRRLRLASGGSPLVDSDTERLELAKGLQVDVAALKSASELRQPTQVLAALWSEEHVLLSGYDFDDCPELARWLEGARAGIDGWVREAREARIADFTLDGNWTDALELAQQWARLEPESEQAGRHVMRLHYLQGDRGAALAAFERLRAALSRELDVSPLPETLELVREIERGSQRPRTSPSLRALLPLTVLRPPVLVGREAAWRQLSEGWEAGQMLFISGAPGTGKSRLAEEFATSRGRWGRIEARIGDQDVPFASQARAFRTQLKRWPDVKLPDWVRTELSRILPELGDPYLLPPLHSEPAMLRFYEAHVVAIQMLHEHEEISVADDVQYWDKASSKAFIYALSRLPDATPAGSRPLRFIDCYRRGELPPYAKMHIERLVEMGQARVVELDALSPEDVREMVASLRLPGAEAHADSLARYTGGNPLYVVETLKHLLETDSLHKDWPHRLPPPGRVGHLIQRRLERLSPLALQVARLAALGGAFFRGSLAPSMLQVTQEDVHAALAELEAAQVLMEERFSHDLVLEGVLAGMCVAESRALHARLAATMEAERAPAILLAHHWLEAGQVERALPHLLTSAHSDEQVLPPEQAADHYARAAALMSSIGRLEDAARARASEARCRARALA
- a CDS encoding cysteine hydrolase family protein; the protein is MENTALLLIDIQNDYFPGGRFELDRMEAAAAQARAALDFFRERGLPLVHVRHESLQPGATFFLPGTPGAQLHPQVAPRPGETVVLKHFPNSFRQTDLDAHLRALGIQHVVVVGAMTLMCVDATARAAADLGYSVTVLHDACAARALEFNGQAVPAPQVHAAFLAALGMAYAKVSSTADFLAQARR
- a CDS encoding DMT family transporter, which codes for MSSDRRPADGFALATMLVLCAIWGMQQVAVKLAAPHIPPMMQMTVRSALGALLVGLLCWLRGERGLLRNGPWKAGLLAGVLFASEFLFVGEGLRHTHASHMAVFLYTSPVFAALGLHWWVPSERMRPMQWAGIGVAFLGIVLAFGGGWLRGGISPEVLWGDLLGLLAGLAWGATTVVIRVSALSDAPPTQTLLYQLVGGAALLLPVALLTGQAGPISLAPVAWASLLFQGVIVCFASYLAWFWLLRRYLAANLSVFSFMTPLFGVSAGILVLNEQAELAFAVGAVLVLTGIIIVSASGLLRALHPLKSGAT
- a CDS encoding sigma-70 family RNA polymerase sigma factor, coding for METQSELAERFDRSREQLRAMAIRMLGSPDDAEDAVQETWLRASHAAPRAIVNMTGWLTTLLGRVCLEMLRARRRRGGTHAGPAEAEPPDVPSEEPLPETRLVWAESVGLALLVVLDTLGPAERTAFVLHDLFGVPFEAIATIVERTPVAAKKLASRARHRVRGVPTVSTEELVRRYALVERFLAASRAGDPEALLAVLAPEFVRRADPGVLRAGAATELRGARRFIEEARLHVDRARFARPALVDGTPGAVVAPGGRLLLVLRFTFDADRITGMDVIGGPRHLRGPRLALIDPASKLAGGDVLHRRAKRRR
- a CDS encoding cobalamin-dependent protein (Presence of a B(12) (cobalamin)-binding domain implies dependence on cobalamin itself, in one of its several forms, or in some unusual lineages, dependence on a cobalamin-like analog.); the encoded protein is MGGRVLSPVLLVGAGTGEATCGILYLASYLRRGGVEAFVRLYDGDETPEEVARSFESLVRRVRPKLVGISLKWFHHVDRALLIARTLRRIDPTVRIVLGGNSASFWWRELSAHDCVDDIILGDGEAPLLSLCRGDEDVANRVTRNTAGQPTRLPLAYVQKATNTEDIYYSHFDEMFLSQLDLNSFSGWVAPGKGCGENCLYCGGARGNQKAAFGRAKPFLRSEESVRRDHGEIAGHTWQMRYDFAGSSAEFLGATWAGVDLSRHCCTYFLWGVPRVELVDALARTFQRVYMVVDIGCFSEKQRLEQMSRGLLKPCAKDAELLDLIEASRRHANLEIEISGIGGLPFASEATLAEELRLVERIIGLDCVIGYQRLESQPGALATEHPARFDMVSEARTFAEFLDYFERREPGDVSVPMIRFRDAKLEAAVQRTSDRIDAMAWKHRDTRKRVNLQGRTRLMNTATSTRRFSLGDWLGSHRAPARVAGEPVTVVRSVDGITLSCAPSLPPRRFSDPALVQGEDGAILLAALAAFERPATVAEAVARLGAKARLDPRSAREVIDHLVDGRFLQPA